In a single window of the Allobranchiibius huperziae genome:
- a CDS encoding acyltransferase domain-containing protein, whose amino-acid sequence MLAIVCPGQGSQTPGFLAPWLEVPGFPERLAWLSAVAGMDLVAHGTTSDAETIKDTAVAQPLIVGSGLLTLLALFDHPADGFRLVGAGAGHSVGEITAAAAAGVLSAEQAMVFVRERGAAMAQASAVRPTGMSAVVGGDPDDVRASLAAHGLTAANINVAGQVVAAGTLEQLAELKAAPPAKARVMPLQVAGAFHTEHMASAVDRLAHFAGAISTHDSRIPLVSNKDGQVVHQGREVLSRIVSQVRNPVRWDLTMETLASMGVTGLIEIPPAGTLVGLAKRGMPGVETLALKTPDDIDKAIRMVGEHGEPHDGGIAPSWRLVISPSKGTVALDTSAVGTTVHPGDTIAQVTTLRDSHPVLSPHGGQVIEWLAEDGDPVAPGQPLLRLHPTGTGR is encoded by the coding sequence GTGCTAGCGATCGTGTGCCCCGGACAAGGCTCGCAGACCCCAGGATTCCTCGCCCCGTGGCTGGAGGTGCCGGGCTTCCCCGAACGACTCGCCTGGCTCTCCGCGGTGGCCGGGATGGACCTGGTGGCCCACGGGACCACCTCCGACGCCGAGACCATCAAGGACACGGCCGTCGCCCAGCCCCTCATCGTGGGCTCGGGGCTGCTCACCCTGCTGGCTCTCTTCGACCATCCCGCCGACGGCTTCCGCCTCGTCGGCGCGGGCGCCGGCCACTCGGTCGGTGAGATCACCGCGGCCGCCGCGGCCGGAGTGCTCTCCGCCGAACAGGCCATGGTCTTCGTACGCGAGCGTGGCGCCGCGATGGCCCAGGCGAGCGCCGTACGACCGACGGGCATGAGCGCCGTCGTCGGCGGCGACCCCGACGACGTCCGGGCGTCGCTGGCGGCACACGGACTGACCGCCGCGAACATCAACGTCGCGGGGCAGGTCGTCGCTGCGGGCACCCTCGAGCAGTTGGCCGAGTTGAAGGCCGCTCCCCCGGCCAAGGCGCGCGTGATGCCCCTGCAGGTCGCCGGGGCGTTCCACACCGAGCACATGGCGTCGGCCGTCGATCGCCTCGCCCACTTCGCGGGCGCCATCTCCACCCACGACTCGCGGATCCCGTTGGTGAGCAACAAGGACGGCCAGGTCGTGCACCAGGGCCGTGAGGTGCTGAGCCGGATCGTGTCCCAGGTCCGCAATCCCGTCCGATGGGATCTGACGATGGAGACGCTGGCGTCCATGGGCGTCACCGGACTGATCGAGATCCCGCCGGCGGGCACGCTGGTGGGCCTCGCCAAGCGCGGCATGCCGGGTGTGGAGACGCTGGCGCTCAAGACGCCCGACGACATCGACAAGGCGATCCGGATGGTCGGCGAGCACGGCGAACCCCACGACGGCGGCATCGCGCCGTCCTGGCGGCTGGTCATCTCCCCGAGCAAGGGCACGGTGGCGCTCGACACCAGCGCCGTGGGCACGACCGTGCATCCCGGCGACACGATCGCGCAGGTCACGACGCTGCGGGACAGTCACCCCGTCCTCTCACCCCACGGCGGTCAGGTCATCGAGTGGCTGGCCGAGGACGGTGACCCGGTCGCGCCCGGCCAACCTCTGCTGCGCCTGCACCCGACGGGCACCGGACGATGA
- a CDS encoding helix-turn-helix domain-containing protein, which yields MSTPTHRRLEQHAGELSTAAVHQMETSYQWYQELSASDRSWVGLVAQAGIAAFISWHSDQSEAPSVATDVFGSAPRDLMRTVTLRQTLDLVRTVIDVVEQHVGMLAAPGEETRLREAVLTYSREIAFGAAQVYAAAAESRGAWDARLESLVVDAILRGEADESLTSRVSALGWDEVHDIVVVVGTAPAGPGAETVDSLRREALRRDLPLLAAVQRRRLIAIIGGVDDVLAAVSAITSQWAEGPVVIGPKVPHLYAAGRSARAALAGQSAAPAWPEAPRPCLADELLPERALAGDTRARRRLVDKVAHTLADHPALHETATAYLDQGSLEATARLLFVHPNTVRYRLGRIHGLTDCDLTRPREAFTVRLALAISHLPDL from the coding sequence GTGAGTACCCCCACACACCGTCGCCTGGAGCAGCACGCGGGTGAGCTGTCGACCGCCGCCGTGCACCAGATGGAGACGTCCTACCAGTGGTACCAGGAGCTGTCGGCGTCCGACCGGTCGTGGGTGGGCCTGGTCGCGCAAGCGGGCATCGCGGCGTTCATCTCCTGGCACAGCGATCAGTCGGAGGCGCCCTCGGTGGCCACCGATGTCTTCGGCAGCGCCCCGCGCGACCTGATGCGCACCGTCACCCTGCGGCAGACCCTCGACCTGGTCCGCACGGTCATCGACGTGGTCGAGCAGCACGTCGGCATGCTCGCGGCACCCGGCGAGGAGACCCGGCTGCGCGAGGCAGTGCTCACCTACTCCCGCGAGATCGCCTTCGGCGCGGCGCAGGTGTACGCCGCTGCCGCCGAGAGCCGCGGCGCCTGGGACGCGCGCCTGGAGTCCCTCGTGGTCGACGCGATCCTGCGTGGCGAGGCCGATGAGTCGCTCACCTCGCGGGTGTCGGCCCTGGGGTGGGACGAGGTGCACGACATCGTGGTCGTCGTGGGCACAGCACCTGCCGGTCCCGGTGCCGAGACAGTGGATTCGCTGCGAAGAGAAGCTCTACGACGCGACCTGCCGTTGCTCGCCGCGGTCCAGCGACGACGGCTGATCGCGATCATCGGCGGGGTGGACGACGTCCTGGCCGCCGTCAGCGCCATCACCTCGCAGTGGGCGGAAGGCCCGGTCGTCATCGGGCCGAAGGTGCCGCACCTGTACGCCGCCGGCCGCAGCGCGCGCGCCGCGCTGGCCGGGCAGAGCGCTGCACCTGCATGGCCCGAGGCACCGCGACCCTGTCTGGCCGACGAGCTGCTGCCGGAGCGGGCCCTCGCCGGCGACACGCGGGCGCGGCGGCGGCTCGTGGACAAGGTCGCGCACACCCTGGCCGACCACCCGGCACTGCACGAGACCGCCACCGCCTACCTCGACCAGGGCAGCCTCGAAGCCACCGCGCGCCTGCTCTTCGTACACCCCAACACGGTGCGCTACCGCCTCGGCCGGATCCACGGCCTCACCGACTGCGATCTGACCCGGCCGCGCGAAGCCTTCACGGTGCGGCTCGCCCTGGCCATCTCGCATCTGCCGGACTTGTAG
- a CDS encoding glycerophosphodiester phosphodiesterase family protein, whose protein sequence is MSLEAGGAGGREPLIVGHRGACGYRPEHTVESYRLAARLGADSLEPDLVMTSDGQLICRHEPELSRTTDVANRAEFADRRTTRKVGEVEVTGWFADDFTLAEIGTLWATERLAQLRPSNTIYHGRCRVASFDDLLRVRAQVSRELGRKIGLSVELKHPSHYRAMGMDMERAVLDGLRRGGAVDGSVPVYLQSFELHSLIRLRDELGVTLPLIFLLENGGVPPGFADCADHGTYDEMLTARGLRLLSRWIDGIGPSKARVFPRRPDGTLGMPSRLIRDAHAAGLRVHVWTFRAENAFLAEDMRRGWREADWGDVLGEMRRFLRAGVDALICDQPDIAVLARDEVLSRQPS, encoded by the coding sequence ATGAGCCTCGAGGCCGGCGGCGCCGGTGGACGTGAACCCCTCATCGTCGGTCACCGCGGAGCCTGCGGTTACCGCCCCGAACACACGGTGGAGTCGTATCGGCTCGCCGCCCGACTCGGCGCGGACTCCCTGGAGCCCGATCTGGTGATGACCTCCGATGGGCAGCTGATCTGCCGCCACGAGCCGGAGCTGTCCCGTACGACGGACGTGGCCAACCGCGCCGAGTTCGCCGACCGGCGTACGACGCGGAAGGTGGGGGAGGTCGAGGTCACCGGGTGGTTCGCCGACGACTTCACGCTGGCCGAGATCGGAACCCTGTGGGCGACCGAGCGGCTCGCGCAGCTGCGGCCGTCCAACACGATCTACCACGGGCGGTGCCGCGTGGCGTCGTTCGACGACCTGCTGCGGGTGCGCGCCCAGGTGTCGCGCGAGCTCGGTCGCAAGATCGGCCTGAGCGTGGAGCTCAAGCATCCCTCGCACTACCGCGCGATGGGCATGGACATGGAGCGGGCCGTGCTCGACGGGCTGCGGCGCGGCGGGGCGGTCGACGGCAGCGTGCCGGTCTACCTGCAGTCCTTCGAGTTGCACAGTCTGATCCGGCTGCGCGACGAGCTCGGGGTGACGTTGCCGCTGATCTTTCTGCTGGAGAACGGCGGCGTGCCCCCCGGCTTCGCTGACTGCGCGGATCACGGCACGTACGACGAGATGCTGACCGCCCGCGGGCTGCGCCTGCTATCGAGGTGGATCGACGGCATCGGACCGAGCAAGGCGCGGGTCTTCCCCCGCCGGCCCGACGGCACACTGGGCATGCCCAGCCGGCTGATCCGGGACGCGCACGCCGCCGGGTTGCGTGTGCACGTCTGGACCTTCCGCGCCGAGAACGCCTTCCTGGCCGAGGACATGCGGCGCGGCTGGCGCGAGGCGGACTGGGGCGACGTCCTCGGTGAGATGCGCAGGTTCCTGCGCGCCGGGGTCGACGCGCTCATCTGCGATCAGCCCGACATCGCCGTGCTCGCGCGCGACGAGGTGCTCAGCCGCCAGCCGTCCTGA
- the aceE gene encoding pyruvate dehydrogenase (acetyl-transferring), homodimeric type: MAREEAGPILNGIPSQLPDIDPEETAEWLDSLDAVIDEGGQARARYVMLKMLERARERQIGVPSLTATDYINTIPAESEPWFPGDEEVERRYRAWMRWNAAIMVHRAQRPEVGVGGHISTYASAATLYEVGFNHFFRGKDHPGGGDQVFIQGHASPGIYARAFLEGRLTEDQLDGFRQEQSHRIDGRRMGLPSYPHPRNMPGFWEFPTVSMGIGPMNAIHQAQFNRYLHGRGLKDTSQQHVWAYLGDGEMDEPESRGLLQLAAVEGLDNLTFVVNCNLQRLDGPVRGNGKIIQELESFFRGAGWNVIKCIWGRGWDTLLGADRDGALVHLMNTTPDGDYQTFRANDGAYVREHFFGRDPRTRDMVKDWSDDDIWWKLKRGGHDYRKVYAAYRAAMEHHGQPTVILAHTIKGYSLGTHFAGRNATHQMKKLALDDLKNFRDSLEIPVTDQRLEDDPYLPPYYHPGEKDPAIEYLRERRTKLGGGVPSRRTEGVSLKLPGDSAYASSKKGSGKQQVATTMAFVRGLRDLMRDKDFGKHIVPIIPDEARTFGMDSFFPTAKIYNPHGQNYTSVDAELMLAYKEATDGQILHLGINEGGSVAAFTAVGTSYATHGIPMVPIYVFYSMFGFQRTADFIWAAADQMARGFLIGATAGRTTLTGEGLQHADGHSHLLASTNPAVVAYDPAYAYETAHIMQDGIRRMFGDNPENVIYYLTVYNEPMQQPAEPEDVDAEGILRGMHRIADGSTEGVGDDAPRVQLLASGVGVPWALEAQQLLKDDFGVVADVWSVTSWNELRRDGLDCDEHAFLHPDEERRVPYVTKRLQDAPGPVVAVSDWMRAVQDQIRQWVPGDYVTLGADGFGFSDTRQAARRFFHIDGPSMAVRALQALADRGEIDASRAREAAERYKLLDVTAGASGNAGGEA; encoded by the coding sequence GTGGCACGCGAAGAAGCAGGCCCGATCCTGAACGGGATTCCCAGCCAGCTGCCGGACATCGACCCCGAGGAGACCGCCGAATGGCTGGACTCCCTGGACGCCGTGATCGATGAGGGCGGGCAGGCGCGGGCACGCTACGTGATGCTCAAGATGCTGGAGCGTGCCCGCGAACGGCAGATCGGGGTGCCGTCGCTGACGGCGACCGACTACATCAACACCATCCCCGCCGAGTCCGAGCCGTGGTTCCCCGGCGACGAGGAGGTCGAACGCCGCTACCGCGCCTGGATGCGCTGGAACGCCGCGATCATGGTGCACCGCGCGCAGCGGCCGGAGGTCGGTGTCGGCGGCCACATCTCGACGTACGCGTCGGCCGCCACGCTCTACGAGGTCGGCTTCAACCACTTCTTCCGCGGCAAGGACCACCCGGGCGGCGGCGACCAGGTCTTCATCCAGGGACACGCCTCCCCGGGCATCTACGCCCGCGCGTTCCTCGAGGGGCGCCTCACCGAGGACCAGCTCGACGGCTTCCGGCAGGAGCAGTCCCACCGGATCGACGGTCGGCGGATGGGCCTGCCGTCCTACCCGCACCCGCGCAACATGCCGGGCTTCTGGGAGTTCCCGACGGTGTCGATGGGCATCGGCCCGATGAACGCCATCCACCAGGCGCAGTTCAACCGCTACCTGCACGGTCGCGGTCTGAAGGACACCAGCCAGCAGCACGTCTGGGCCTACCTGGGCGACGGCGAGATGGACGAGCCGGAGTCGCGTGGGCTGCTGCAGCTCGCGGCGGTCGAGGGGCTGGACAACCTGACCTTCGTCGTCAACTGCAACCTGCAGCGCCTCGACGGACCGGTCCGCGGCAACGGCAAGATCATCCAGGAGCTGGAGTCGTTCTTCCGCGGCGCCGGCTGGAACGTCATCAAGTGCATCTGGGGCCGCGGCTGGGACACCCTGCTCGGCGCCGACCGCGACGGCGCGCTCGTACACCTGATGAACACCACCCCGGACGGTGACTACCAGACCTTCCGCGCCAACGACGGCGCCTACGTGCGCGAGCACTTCTTCGGTCGCGACCCGCGCACCCGCGACATGGTCAAGGACTGGTCCGACGACGACATCTGGTGGAAGCTCAAGCGCGGCGGGCACGACTACCGCAAGGTGTACGCCGCGTACCGGGCCGCCATGGAACACCACGGTCAGCCGACCGTGATCCTGGCGCACACCATCAAGGGCTACTCGCTCGGCACGCACTTCGCCGGGCGCAACGCCACGCACCAGATGAAAAAGCTGGCGCTGGATGATCTGAAGAACTTCCGCGACTCGCTCGAGATCCCGGTGACCGACCAACGGCTGGAGGACGACCCCTACCTACCGCCGTACTACCACCCCGGCGAGAAGGACCCCGCGATCGAGTACCTGCGCGAGCGGCGTACCAAGCTCGGCGGCGGGGTGCCGAGCCGGCGCACCGAGGGCGTCTCGCTCAAACTGCCCGGCGACAGCGCCTACGCGTCGTCGAAGAAGGGGTCGGGCAAGCAGCAGGTCGCCACGACGATGGCGTTCGTCCGCGGGCTGCGAGACCTCATGCGGGACAAGGACTTCGGCAAGCACATCGTGCCGATCATCCCGGACGAGGCACGCACCTTCGGGATGGACAGCTTCTTCCCGACCGCGAAGATCTACAACCCGCACGGGCAGAACTACACCTCCGTGGACGCCGAGCTGATGCTGGCCTACAAGGAGGCCACCGACGGGCAGATCCTGCACCTGGGGATCAACGAGGGCGGATCGGTCGCGGCGTTCACCGCGGTCGGCACGTCGTACGCGACGCACGGCATCCCGATGGTGCCGATCTACGTCTTCTACTCGATGTTCGGCTTCCAGCGCACAGCCGACTTCATCTGGGCGGCTGCGGACCAGATGGCGCGCGGCTTCCTCATCGGAGCCACCGCCGGACGCACCACGCTGACCGGTGAGGGCCTGCAGCACGCAGACGGCCACTCGCACCTGCTGGCGTCGACGAATCCCGCTGTCGTCGCTTACGACCCGGCGTACGCCTACGAGACGGCGCACATCATGCAGGACGGCATCCGTCGGATGTTCGGCGACAACCCCGAGAACGTCATCTACTACCTCACGGTCTACAACGAGCCGATGCAGCAGCCGGCCGAGCCGGAGGACGTCGACGCCGAGGGGATCCTGCGCGGCATGCACCGCATCGCCGACGGCAGCACCGAGGGCGTCGGCGACGACGCTCCCCGGGTGCAGCTTCTCGCCTCCGGTGTGGGTGTGCCGTGGGCGCTCGAGGCGCAGCAGTTGCTCAAGGACGACTTCGGCGTCGTGGCCGACGTGTGGTCGGTGACCTCGTGGAACGAGCTGCGCCGCGACGGGCTGGACTGCGACGAGCACGCCTTCCTGCATCCCGACGAGGAACGCCGCGTCCCCTACGTGACGAAGCGGCTGCAGGACGCACCCGGCCCCGTCGTCGCGGTCTCGGACTGGATGCGTGCAGTGCAGGATCAGATTCGCCAGTGGGTGCCGGGCGACTACGTGACGCTGGGCGCCGACGGGTTCGGCTTCAGCGACACCCGGCAGGCGGCTCGGCGCTTCTTCCACATCGACGGACCGTCGATGGCGGTGCGGGCGCTGCAGGCCCTGGCCGACCGCGGCGAGATCGATGCGTCGAGGGCACGTGAGGCCGCCGAGAGGTACAAGCTGCTCGACGTGACGGCGGGTGCCTCGGGCAACGCGGGCGGCGAGGCCTGA
- a CDS encoding DUF3052 domain-containing protein: MARDGEATLGGRLGFTDGQIVQEIGWDDDADEGFREAIEGVIGSQIEDEDFDGVVDAVLLWWREGDGDLIDDCVDALSGLADKGFVVLLSPRSGHPDTVEPADIEEAAQTAGLKASAPVKAGADWIATKLVQGGTAKQR; the protein is encoded by the coding sequence GTGGCCCGAGATGGAGAGGCGACGCTGGGCGGACGCCTCGGATTCACCGACGGACAGATCGTGCAGGAGATCGGCTGGGACGACGACGCCGACGAGGGCTTCCGCGAGGCGATCGAAGGCGTCATCGGCTCGCAGATCGAGGACGAGGACTTCGACGGTGTGGTCGATGCCGTGCTGCTGTGGTGGCGCGAGGGTGACGGTGACCTGATCGACGACTGCGTCGACGCACTGTCCGGGCTGGCCGACAAGGGATTCGTCGTGCTGCTCTCTCCCCGCAGCGGGCACCCGGACACCGTCGAGCCGGCGGACATCGAGGAAGCAGCGCAGACCGCCGGCCTCAAGGCGTCCGCGCCGGTGAAGGCGGGCGCCGACTGGATCGCGACCAAACTCGTCCAGGGCGGCACGGCGAAACAACGATGA
- a CDS encoding peroxiredoxin, translating to MTISVGSKAPDFTLKDQFGQDTSLASLHADRAVLLVFYPFAFSGICTGELCEIRDDISRFVNPDVQVAGISCDPMYTQRAWADDQGFSFPLLSDFWPHGEVARAYDVFLEPAGMAVRGTFLIDTDGVVRWTLVNGPGEARDFSGFHEVLAAL from the coding sequence ATGACTATCTCTGTCGGGTCGAAGGCTCCGGACTTCACCCTCAAGGACCAGTTCGGCCAGGACACCTCACTGGCGTCCCTGCACGCCGACCGGGCCGTGCTGCTGGTCTTCTACCCCTTCGCGTTCTCGGGTATCTGCACCGGTGAACTGTGCGAGATCCGCGACGACATCTCCCGCTTCGTCAACCCCGACGTGCAGGTCGCCGGGATCTCGTGCGACCCGATGTACACGCAGCGGGCCTGGGCCGACGACCAGGGATTCAGCTTCCCGCTGCTGTCGGACTTCTGGCCGCACGGCGAGGTCGCGCGCGCGTACGACGTCTTCCTGGAGCCGGCCGGTATGGCGGTGCGGGGCACCTTCCTGATCGACACCGACGGTGTCGTGCGCTGGACCCTGGTCAACGGGCCGGGCGAGGCACGCGACTTCAGCGGGTTCCACGAGGTGCTCGCAGCGCTCTGA
- a CDS encoding Nif3-like dinuclear metal center hexameric protein, whose translation MTTSAHDMSLAQVVAVLDGFYPPETAASWDQVGLVTGDPAQPVRRVHFAVDPTRAVVDEAVEAGADLLVTHHPLLLRGVHSVATTTAKGAVVTTAVVADLAIYCAHTNADIARPGVNDALAAAAGLSDDCAPLGMEDGQPIGRVGRLPEAVTLREFATRLADALPATPVGLRVAGDPSALVQTVAVMGGAGDDRFDDVRAHGADVYVTADLRHHPALEAREEAGDGPPYLIDAGHYATEHLWLAAAASRLAEALQARIVTHVSDLRTDPWDFTVGRPTPDRTPQYSRSSHES comes from the coding sequence ATGACGACGAGTGCGCACGACATGAGCCTGGCCCAGGTGGTGGCGGTGCTGGACGGGTTCTATCCGCCGGAGACGGCGGCGTCGTGGGACCAGGTCGGGCTGGTCACCGGCGATCCGGCGCAACCCGTACGCCGCGTGCACTTCGCCGTCGATCCGACCCGGGCGGTCGTCGACGAGGCCGTCGAGGCCGGGGCCGATCTGCTGGTCACCCACCATCCGCTGTTGCTGCGGGGGGTGCACTCGGTCGCCACCACCACCGCCAAGGGTGCCGTCGTCACCACGGCCGTCGTCGCCGACCTGGCTATCTACTGCGCGCACACGAACGCCGACATCGCCCGGCCCGGCGTCAACGACGCCCTGGCGGCTGCGGCCGGACTGTCCGACGACTGCGCGCCGTTGGGCATGGAGGACGGCCAGCCGATCGGGCGCGTCGGCCGTCTGCCCGAGGCGGTGACGCTGCGGGAGTTCGCGACCCGCCTGGCCGACGCGCTGCCTGCGACGCCGGTCGGCCTACGCGTCGCAGGGGATCCGAGCGCCCTGGTGCAGACCGTGGCGGTGATGGGCGGGGCGGGCGACGACCGCTTCGACGACGTACGCGCCCACGGCGCCGACGTCTACGTCACGGCCGACCTGCGCCACCACCCGGCGCTCGAAGCGCGGGAGGAGGCGGGCGACGGACCGCCGTACCTGATCGACGCCGGGCACTACGCGACGGAGCACCTGTGGCTCGCCGCGGCGGCGTCGCGTCTCGCGGAGGCGCTGCAGGCACGTATCGTCACGCACGTCTCCGATCTGCGGACCGACCCGTGGGACTTCACCGTGGGACGCCCGACCCCGGATCGCACACCTCAATACTCCAGGAGCTCCCATGAAAGCTGA
- a CDS encoding zinc ribbon domain-containing protein has translation MKADTSRQWRLLDLQKLDTRLDQIAHRERTLPLNAEVEQAQQQVRTVEEEVVLARTALSDVDREITRADVDVQQVRDRAARNQSRLDAGQGTAKDLQALQHELEALARRQGDLEEIELEVMERAEELRTTLARREEELETGRARLDKLEGERGGELRELTTERERITADRSNVAAGVGQDLLDLYTRIREQRGGIGAAALSQRRCGGCGLEIDQSELARIRGAADDEVLRHDECGRILVRTAESGL, from the coding sequence ATGAAAGCTGACACCAGTCGCCAGTGGCGGTTGCTCGACTTGCAGAAGCTCGACACCCGCCTGGACCAGATCGCGCACCGGGAGCGCACCCTCCCGCTCAACGCCGAGGTCGAGCAGGCCCAGCAGCAGGTCCGCACCGTCGAGGAGGAGGTCGTGCTCGCGCGCACGGCGTTGTCCGATGTCGACCGTGAGATCACCCGGGCAGACGTCGACGTGCAGCAGGTCCGCGACCGTGCGGCGCGCAACCAGTCCCGGCTCGACGCCGGTCAGGGCACTGCCAAGGACCTGCAGGCGCTGCAGCACGAGCTGGAGGCACTGGCGCGGCGGCAGGGGGACCTGGAGGAGATCGAGCTGGAGGTCATGGAGCGCGCCGAGGAGCTGCGCACCACGCTGGCCCGACGCGAGGAGGAGTTGGAGACGGGTCGCGCCCGCCTGGACAAGCTGGAGGGCGAGCGTGGGGGAGAGCTGCGCGAGCTCACCACCGAGCGGGAGCGGATCACCGCGGACCGCTCCAATGTCGCGGCCGGGGTCGGCCAGGACCTGCTCGACCTCTACACCCGGATCCGTGAGCAGCGGGGCGGTATCGGCGCGGCCGCGTTGAGTCAACGGCGTTGCGGTGGTTGCGGACTGGAGATCGATCAGTCCGAGCTGGCGCGCATCCGCGGGGCGGCCGACGACGAGGTGCTGCGGCACGACGAATGCGGACGCATCCTGGTGCGGACCGCGGAATCGGGGCTGTGA
- a CDS encoding bifunctional RNase H/acid phosphatase: MARELIVEADGGSRGNPGVAGYGALVRDAASGELLAERAAPLGKASNNVAEYSGLIAGLEAAEAIDPGARVAVRMDSKLVVEQMAGRWKIKHEDMKRLALEANSFVRRRRALGGDVTWTWIPREINKDADKLSNDGMDGRRVVRDLWSPDGIDTAPAAEAGTPAAAGDTVDHTGTLFDTEPVAPQAPTTARRPDVATATTIVLLRHGVTDFTVGQKLDGRGGADPSLNAQGRRQAAAAADELAARLTGAVHVVSSSLTRARETGESAARALGVALQVDADWDEQDVGTWDGLTFAEIEAAHPGELSQMRSDADFRPDGGESHTELVARVATAFRRAVDAAGPGGTVVVATHRKPLMVVLALILGISGETAWMLQADPASLTTLQVWADGRAVVQNLNVTHHLP; the protein is encoded by the coding sequence GTGGCGCGCGAACTCATCGTCGAGGCGGACGGCGGTTCCCGGGGCAATCCCGGTGTGGCCGGGTACGGCGCGCTGGTGCGGGATGCCGCGTCCGGGGAGCTGCTGGCCGAGCGGGCCGCACCCCTCGGCAAGGCCAGCAACAACGTCGCGGAGTATTCCGGTCTGATCGCCGGGCTCGAGGCCGCCGAGGCGATCGACCCCGGTGCGCGGGTCGCCGTGCGGATGGACTCCAAGCTGGTCGTCGAGCAGATGGCCGGCCGCTGGAAGATCAAGCACGAGGACATGAAGAGGCTTGCGCTGGAGGCGAACTCCTTCGTACGCCGGCGGCGCGCGCTGGGCGGCGACGTCACCTGGACGTGGATACCGCGCGAGATCAACAAGGACGCCGACAAGCTCAGCAACGACGGGATGGACGGGCGGCGCGTCGTACGGGACCTGTGGAGCCCCGACGGCATCGATACCGCACCCGCTGCCGAGGCAGGCACCCCTGCGGCCGCCGGGGACACGGTGGACCACACCGGGACGCTCTTCGACACCGAACCCGTCGCGCCGCAGGCGCCCACGACCGCACGCCGACCGGATGTCGCGACGGCGACCACCATCGTCCTGCTGCGGCACGGTGTCACGGACTTCACGGTCGGGCAGAAGCTGGACGGGCGGGGTGGGGCCGACCCGAGCCTGAACGCGCAGGGTCGCCGTCAGGCGGCCGCCGCGGCGGACGAGCTGGCCGCCCGACTCACCGGAGCGGTGCACGTGGTGTCCTCCTCGCTCACGCGGGCCAGAGAGACCGGGGAGTCGGCTGCCCGGGCGCTCGGTGTGGCGCTCCAGGTCGATGCCGACTGGGACGAGCAGGACGTCGGCACCTGGGACGGCCTGACTTTCGCCGAGATCGAGGCGGCACACCCGGGCGAGCTGTCCCAGATGCGGTCGGACGCGGACTTCCGCCCGGACGGCGGCGAGTCGCACACCGAGCTCGTCGCGCGCGTCGCCACAGCGTTCCGGCGGGCCGTGGACGCGGCGGGCCCCGGTGGCACGGTGGTCGTGGCCACCCACCGCAAGCCGCTGATGGTCGTCCTCGCCCTCATCCTCGGCATCTCGGGAGAGACCGCGTGGATGCTGCAGGCCGACCCCGCGTCCCTGACCACGCTGCAGGTCTGGGCCGACGGGCGTGCTGTCGTGCAGAACCTCAACGTGACCCATCACCTGCCGTGA
- a CDS encoding GNAT family N-acetyltransferase translates to MAGDLISGGWLWLRRDPRDGGVRVGDCTLPTGRLAEAVTAVTAYADRVGTRMITAVCWPGDVHGGELVSALGAERSASQMDLAFGVDDPPVSGGVELRPMTDAQFEEYRTEAVEGYAQERADAGEPPDVATANARESYERLLPDGLDSEGQWLWTAYDGDVPVGLLWIGAHLPHAFVYDVQVSEDHRRRGLGRAIMQAGAAHCRESGRTGLGLNVFAPNTGARALYDQLGYRPVEDFYRRAL, encoded by the coding sequence GTGGCTGGTGATTTGATCTCGGGTGGCTGGCTCTGGCTGCGGCGCGATCCGCGCGACGGCGGCGTGCGGGTGGGGGATTGCACCCTGCCGACCGGTCGCCTGGCGGAGGCTGTCACGGCAGTGACCGCGTACGCGGATCGCGTGGGCACCCGGATGATCACCGCGGTGTGCTGGCCCGGGGACGTGCACGGCGGCGAGCTCGTCAGCGCTCTCGGCGCCGAGCGTTCCGCGTCGCAGATGGACCTGGCCTTCGGAGTGGACGACCCGCCGGTGAGTGGTGGCGTCGAGCTGCGGCCGATGACGGACGCCCAGTTCGAGGAATACCGGACGGAGGCCGTCGAGGGTTACGCGCAGGAACGCGCCGACGCGGGCGAGCCGCCGGACGTCGCGACCGCGAACGCCCGCGAGTCGTACGAGCGGCTGCTTCCCGACGGCCTCGACTCCGAGGGGCAGTGGCTCTGGACGGCGTACGACGGTGACGTGCCCGTCGGTCTGCTGTGGATCGGCGCGCACCTGCCGCACGCCTTCGTCTACGACGTGCAGGTCTCCGAGGACCACCGACGTCGCGGCCTGGGTCGCGCGATCATGCAGGCCGGAGCCGCACATTGCCGGGAAAGCGGACGGACGGGATTGGGCCTCAACGTGTTCGCGCCCAACACAGGGGCGCGCGCGCTGTACGACCAGCTCGGCTACCGACCCGTCGAGGACTTCTACCGACGCGCGCTCTGA